In Nonomuraea sp. NBC_00507, the following are encoded in one genomic region:
- a CDS encoding nickel/cobalt transporter, protein MRPVRLGLLSGAAALLLSLCAGVLLPASAQAASSLHPLGKFTANHYNGLRITPSEVRNLAVVDLAELPTLQAKPQVNAGYAARRCAALAAAQRLVVAGKAVPWRVASSEFAYAPGEGGLQTSRLTCRLVAAVRASGDVEFTDGFEQDRIGWREITAVGDGVRLSRSSVPAVSVSRELRAYPDDLLDQRTATLTASDVPGSGTLSDVPGSGTMSGLGTGLSSPGGSSGGAGVPGGIGIGGPIGDALSALDRTFTELVGSDSLTVPLGLLAVGLAVVLGAGHALIPGHGKTIMAAYLAGRRGRPRDALVVGATVTATHTVGVLVVGLLLTVFTALAGESVLSWLGVASGVLIAVIGLRLLLNARRGSLHGHGRGHGHGHGHGHGHGHGHDHESDDDGSGSGSGSNDSGNAGRARRAGLVGLGVAGGLVPSPSALIVLLGAIALGRTWFGVALVTAYGVGMAATLTITGLLLVKLVDRLEQRASTGRRLAARVSGLAPLGTAAMVVLLGTGLALRSAIAL, encoded by the coding sequence ATGAGACCGGTCCGGCTCGGCCTGCTGTCCGGGGCGGCGGCCCTGCTGCTGTCCCTGTGCGCGGGCGTCCTGCTGCCCGCCTCGGCCCAGGCTGCGTCGTCGCTGCACCCGCTCGGCAAGTTCACCGCCAACCACTACAACGGCCTGCGGATCACCCCGTCCGAGGTACGCAACCTCGCCGTCGTGGACCTGGCCGAGTTGCCGACCCTCCAGGCCAAGCCGCAGGTCAACGCCGGGTACGCGGCCCGCCGCTGCGCCGCGCTCGCGGCCGCCCAACGTCTCGTGGTCGCCGGGAAGGCAGTGCCGTGGCGGGTGGCGAGCTCGGAGTTCGCCTACGCCCCCGGCGAGGGGGGTCTCCAGACCAGCCGCCTGACCTGCCGGCTCGTCGCCGCGGTCCGCGCCTCGGGAGACGTGGAGTTCACCGACGGGTTCGAGCAGGACAGGATCGGCTGGCGGGAGATCACCGCCGTCGGCGACGGGGTGCGACTGTCGCGTTCGTCGGTGCCCGCCGTGAGCGTGAGCCGGGAGCTGCGGGCGTACCCGGACGACCTGCTCGACCAGCGCACCGCCACGCTGACCGCGTCCGACGTGCCCGGGTCCGGCACCCTGTCCGACGTGCCCGGGTCCGGCACCATGTCCGGCCTGGGCACCGGCCTGTCGTCCCCTGGCGGCTCTTCCGGCGGCGCCGGCGTACCGGGCGGGATCGGGATCGGCGGGCCCATCGGTGACGCGCTGAGCGCCCTGGACCGGACGTTCACCGAGCTGGTCGGGTCGGACTCGCTGACGGTGCCGCTCGGGCTGCTGGCCGTCGGGCTGGCCGTGGTGCTGGGCGCCGGGCACGCGCTGATCCCCGGGCACGGCAAGACCATCATGGCCGCGTACCTGGCCGGGCGGCGCGGCCGGCCACGCGACGCGCTCGTCGTGGGGGCTACGGTGACGGCCACACACACGGTCGGGGTGCTGGTGGTGGGGTTGCTGCTGACCGTGTTCACGGCGCTGGCCGGGGAGTCGGTGCTGTCCTGGCTGGGCGTGGCCAGCGGCGTCTTGATCGCCGTCATCGGCCTCCGCCTCCTCCTGAACGCCCGCCGCGGCTCCCTCCACGGCCACGGGCGCGGGCATGGGCACGGGCACGGCCACGGCCACGGGCATGGACACGGGCACGACCACGAAAGCGACGATGACGGCAGCGGCAGCGGCAGCGGCAGCAACGACTCTGGCAATGCCGGCAGGGCCAGGCGCGCCGGACTTGTCGGACTCGGCGTGGCAGGCGGCCTCGTCCCCAGCCCCTCAGCCCTGATCGTCCTCCTCGGCGCGATCGCCCTCGGCCGCACCTGGTTCGGCGTAGCGCTGGTGACCGCCTACGGTGTCGGCATGGCGGCGACGCTGACCATCACGGGCCTGCTCCTGGTCAAACTGGTGGACCGCCTGGAACAACGCGCCTCCACCGGCCGCCGCCTGGCCGCCAGGGTGTCCGGCCTGGCCCCGCTCGGCACGGCCGCGATGGTCGTCCTCCTGGGCACGGGCCTCGCCCTCCGCTCGGCGATCGCCCTCTAG
- a CDS encoding DUF4331 domain-containing protein — MELRINRRALVGLGLAAAVAASSLAVLRTDSGMASSHREAPMTAGLPQIDNTDVYAFVSPDKADTVTLLANWNGFQEPNGGPNFYPWDTRARYNIKIDNDGDAKTDITYQWTFRDEDKRGNSTFLYNNGPVTSLNDPNLLFRQRYTLKRITPGGTQTLVSDGIAAPSNVGPASMPDYGTLRTQSIKDLPNGGKTFAGQSDEAFFLDLRVFDLLYGGNLSEVGQDTTRGYNVNTIGLQVPQKDLALKGDPKRNPVIGICSTTDKFNGSRYVQVSRLCNPLVNEVVAPAGLKDAYNALDPSKDADVSALVKRVTDPEVARLLEAIYGIKAPATPRNDLVEIFLTGIAKQNGPIKADLNSQVLNKDAGKLRPSEQLRLNMSIPPSKDPNRLGVLAGDLQGFPNGRRLGDDVVDIELQAVAGAAQSGKLVPGLTDKVDKNDKPFGQSFPYIPLPSNVAVNQR, encoded by the coding sequence ATGGAGCTCCGGATCAACCGGCGCGCTCTTGTCGGACTTGGCCTCGCCGCAGCGGTTGCCGCGTCGTCGTTGGCCGTGCTCCGTACCGACTCCGGCATGGCTTCCTCGCACCGCGAGGCCCCCATGACCGCGGGTCTGCCGCAGATCGACAACACCGACGTGTACGCGTTCGTCAGCCCGGACAAGGCCGACACGGTGACCCTGCTGGCCAACTGGAACGGATTCCAGGAGCCCAACGGCGGCCCCAACTTCTACCCGTGGGACACCCGCGCGCGCTACAACATCAAGATCGACAACGACGGTGACGCCAAGACCGACATCACCTACCAGTGGACGTTCCGCGACGAGGACAAGCGCGGCAACAGCACGTTCCTGTACAACAACGGCCCCGTCACCTCGCTGAACGACCCCAACCTGCTCTTCCGCCAGCGCTACACGCTCAAGCGCATCACGCCGGGCGGCACCCAGACGCTGGTCTCCGACGGCATCGCCGCGCCGAGCAACGTCGGCCCGGCCTCCATGCCCGACTACGGCACCCTGCGCACCCAGTCCATCAAGGACCTGCCGAACGGCGGCAAGACGTTCGCCGGCCAGTCGGACGAGGCGTTCTTCCTGGACCTGCGCGTGTTCGACCTGCTCTACGGCGGCAACCTGTCCGAGGTCGGCCAGGACACCACCAGGGGCTACAACGTCAACACGATCGGCCTCCAGGTGCCGCAGAAGGACCTCGCGCTCAAGGGCGACCCCAAGCGCAACCCGGTGATCGGCATCTGCTCGACGACCGACAAGTTCAACGGCAGCAGGTACGTCCAGGTCTCGCGCCTGTGCAACCCGCTGGTGAACGAGGTCGTCGCGCCCGCCGGGCTCAAGGACGCCTACAACGCCCTGGACCCGTCGAAGGACGCCGACGTGTCAGCCCTGGTCAAGCGGGTCACCGACCCCGAGGTGGCCAGGCTGCTCGAGGCCATCTACGGCATCAAGGCGCCCGCGACCCCGCGCAACGACCTGGTCGAGATCTTCCTGACCGGCATCGCCAAGCAGAACGGCCCCATCAAGGCCGACCTGAACTCGCAGGTGCTCAACAAGGACGCCGGCAAGCTGCGTCCCTCCGAGCAGTTGCGGCTCAACATGTCGATCCCGCCCTCGAAGGACCCGAACAGGCTCGGCGTCCTGGCCGGTGACCTGCAGGGCTTCCCGAACGGCCGCCGTCTCGGCGACGACGTCGTGGACATCGAGCTGCAGGCCGTGGCCGGCGCCGCGCAGTCCGGCAAGCTCGTGCCCGGCCTGACGGACAAGGTGGACAAGAACGACAAGCCGTTCGGGCAGTCGTTCCCGTACATCCCGCTGCCCAGCAACGTCGCTGTGAACCAGCGCTAG
- a CDS encoding tetratricopeptide repeat protein, whose protein sequence is MRTLAIFAGFALIGAMIFTIVSFSTTPATEPAAAAKPLTETLQERLRRLPGDYRGWAELGAQYVDQARIIGDPSYYTKAEGALDTAAKLKPGDDTVLAGQAALAAGRHEFAEAARLAERALDANPYSAMAYGVLADAKTQLGDLRGAERAVAKMLDLRPGVAAFARASYAAELRGDVDGARRYLDYAHKDAWLPADLAYARYYLGELALHEGDLVTADDWYTKALQAYPAYTPALAGQAKAAALGGRLTEALDIYERVVERLPLPQYLIEQGETQLKAGGRPDWTLLKAQRQLFESAAVQDFLTWAEFEADHGDPALAVKYARTEYDRNQNPVSADVLAWSLYKAGKPEEALPYAKKATSTGWRNPLIRYHRAKIEQALGLPARVDPGFDPSLSALARFS, encoded by the coding sequence ATGCGCACCCTCGCGATATTCGCCGGATTCGCCCTCATCGGGGCAATGATCTTTACGATCGTCTCCTTCTCCACCACGCCCGCGACCGAGCCCGCGGCGGCGGCCAAGCCCCTCACCGAGACCCTCCAGGAACGGCTCAGGCGCCTGCCCGGCGACTACCGCGGCTGGGCAGAGCTCGGCGCCCAGTACGTGGACCAGGCCAGGATCATCGGCGACCCGTCGTACTACACCAAGGCCGAGGGCGCGCTCGACACCGCCGCCAAGCTGAAGCCCGGCGACGACACGGTGCTGGCGGGCCAGGCCGCCCTGGCGGCCGGCCGCCACGAGTTCGCCGAAGCGGCACGGCTGGCCGAGCGGGCCCTCGACGCCAACCCGTACTCCGCCATGGCCTACGGTGTGCTGGCCGACGCCAAGACCCAGCTCGGGGACCTGCGCGGCGCCGAACGGGCCGTGGCCAAGATGCTGGACCTGCGCCCGGGGGTGGCGGCGTTCGCCCGCGCCTCCTACGCCGCGGAGCTGCGCGGCGACGTGGACGGGGCCCGCAGGTACCTGGACTACGCACACAAGGACGCCTGGCTCCCGGCCGACCTCGCCTACGCCCGCTACTACCTGGGCGAGCTGGCGCTGCACGAAGGCGACCTGGTCACCGCCGACGACTGGTACACCAAGGCACTCCAGGCCTACCCCGCCTACACGCCGGCCCTGGCCGGCCAGGCCAAGGCGGCGGCGCTCGGCGGCCGTCTGACCGAGGCACTCGACATCTACGAGCGGGTCGTCGAACGGCTCCCGCTCCCCCAATACCTCATCGAGCAGGGCGAGACCCAGCTCAAGGCCGGTGGGCGCCCCGACTGGACGTTGCTCAAGGCGCAGCGGCAACTGTTCGAGTCCGCAGCCGTGCAGGACTTCCTGACGTGGGCGGAGTTCGAGGCCGACCACGGGGATCCGGCTCTGGCCGTGAAGTATGCCAGGACCGAGTACGACCGCAACCAGAACCCCGTCTCCGCCGACGTCCTCGCCTGGTCCCTGTACAAGGCGGGCAAGCCGGAGGAGGCACTGCCGTACGCGAAGAAGGCCACCTCGACCGGCTGGCGCAACCCGCTGATCCGCTACCACCGCGCCAAGATCGAGCAGGCTCTGGGCCTGCCTGCGCGGGTGGACCCCGGATTCGATCCGTCACTCTCCGCCCTCGCGAGGTTCTCATGA
- a CDS encoding MurR/RpiR family transcriptional regulator: MGDGYHGGLGVLLDGRRLSPVQRRIAHYLGEHLDEAIFLSSVELAERAGVSQPSVTRFAMVLGFAGYPELRQALRPLVLGGGVPEPQESLLRGAIDSEIRNLAVVRERLTAFPLKELGEHLAATEPLPVLGLRVSCGLATTFAYYARRIHPDVRLLTHGGSELTDGLHAARRAGAEWLVAVVLPRYPTEAVQALDYAEKLGLRVAAITDKPDFPAEVVLDAPVGDRLVFDSHAAPLALAMALVEAMADAAPLRTQARLDEYERMTDETGAFLPGDLA, from the coding sequence GTGGGCGACGGATATCACGGTGGGCTGGGTGTGCTGCTGGATGGCCGGAGGTTGTCGCCCGTGCAGCGCAGAATCGCGCACTACCTCGGCGAGCACCTGGACGAGGCGATCTTCCTGTCCAGTGTCGAGCTCGCCGAGCGGGCCGGGGTCAGCCAGCCGTCGGTGACCAGATTCGCCATGGTGCTGGGTTTCGCCGGATATCCGGAGCTACGCCAGGCGCTGCGGCCGCTCGTGCTGGGCGGCGGGGTGCCCGAGCCGCAGGAGAGCCTGCTGCGCGGCGCCATCGACTCTGAGATCCGCAACCTGGCCGTGGTGCGGGAGCGCCTGACGGCGTTCCCGCTCAAGGAGCTGGGTGAGCACCTGGCCGCCACCGAGCCCCTGCCCGTGCTGGGACTGCGGGTCTCCTGCGGGCTGGCCACGACGTTCGCCTACTACGCCCGCCGCATCCACCCCGACGTGCGGCTGCTCACCCACGGCGGTTCGGAGCTGACCGACGGGTTGCACGCGGCGCGGCGAGCCGGGGCGGAGTGGCTGGTGGCCGTGGTGTTGCCGCGATATCCCACGGAAGCGGTGCAGGCCCTGGACTACGCGGAAAAGCTCGGGCTGAGGGTGGCGGCGATCACCGACAAGCCGGATTTCCCGGCCGAGGTGGTGCTGGACGCGCCGGTCGGCGACCGGCTCGTGTTCGACTCGCATGCGGCGCCGCTGGCTCTCGCCATGGCCCTGGTGGAGGCCATGGCGGACGCGGCGCCGCTGCGTACGCAGGCCCGGCTCGACGAGTACGAGCGGATGACCGACGAGACCGGCGCGTTCCTACCCGGCGATCTTGCCTAG
- a CDS encoding ABC transporter ATP-binding protein codes for MIKELLAYVRPHRKVLLVGGLLGLIGSAAGLAMPLLAKYVVDAFGQGGSMAGPLLGLTAAVLIGAVVSAAGSYLMERTGEGIVLGARRRLVDRMLRLKVADVDRLKPGDLLSRVTGDTTLLRAVLTNGIVESVSAAFMLVGAIALMVAMDGVLLLITLLVIVVIGGLVALIMPKIQRAQSQAQEAVGEMGAVLDRALQAYRTVKASGAEEREIAVVGDAAVRARDRGLQVAGWTSLAGVATWMAVQIAFLAVLAVGGARVASGALEVSSLIAFLLYLFYLVPPIGQLVQGGVQLQQGLAALKRIKEIEELPAEPAEPVVVASGAEPVGVTFQNVVFRYGEDRPVVHDGVSFEVPPGGLTALVGPSGAGKSTVFGLLERFYDHQDGKIEIGGRDIRDWPLGELRAALGYVEQDAPVLAGTLRENLLFAAQDATEKELRRALARTRLDDLVARLPEGLETAVGHRGVLLSGGERQRVAIARALLRKPRLLLLDEATSQLDAVNEMRLREVIAEVATETTVLVIAHRLSTVTNADRIVVMESGGVRAVGTHAELVGADELYRELAATQFLVG; via the coding sequence GTGATCAAGGAACTGCTCGCCTACGTGCGCCCGCACCGGAAGGTCCTGCTCGTGGGCGGCTTGCTGGGCTTGATCGGATCGGCGGCGGGGCTCGCGATGCCGCTGCTGGCCAAGTACGTCGTGGACGCCTTCGGCCAAGGCGGGTCCATGGCCGGGCCGCTGCTGGGCTTAACCGCGGCGGTGTTGATCGGCGCCGTCGTGTCAGCCGCCGGCAGTTATCTGATGGAGCGCACCGGCGAGGGCATCGTGCTCGGCGCCCGGCGCAGGCTCGTCGACCGGATGCTCCGGCTCAAGGTCGCCGACGTGGACCGGCTCAAGCCCGGCGATCTCCTGTCGCGGGTGACCGGTGACACGACGCTGCTGCGCGCGGTGCTGACCAACGGCATCGTCGAGTCGGTCAGTGCGGCGTTCATGCTGGTCGGAGCCATCGCCTTGATGGTGGCGATGGACGGCGTGCTGCTGCTGATCACGCTGCTCGTGATCGTGGTGATCGGCGGGCTCGTCGCGCTCATCATGCCGAAGATCCAGCGGGCGCAGTCGCAGGCCCAGGAGGCCGTGGGCGAGATGGGAGCGGTGCTGGACCGGGCGCTGCAGGCGTACCGGACCGTCAAGGCGAGCGGCGCGGAGGAGCGGGAGATCGCCGTGGTCGGCGACGCGGCGGTGCGGGCCCGCGACCGGGGGCTGCAGGTCGCCGGGTGGACGTCGCTGGCCGGGGTGGCGACGTGGATGGCGGTGCAGATCGCGTTCCTCGCCGTGCTGGCCGTCGGCGGGGCCAGGGTCGCCTCCGGCGCGCTGGAGGTGTCGTCGCTGATCGCGTTCCTGCTGTACCTGTTCTACCTGGTGCCGCCGATCGGGCAGCTCGTGCAGGGCGGGGTCCAGCTCCAGCAGGGGCTGGCCGCGCTGAAGCGCATCAAGGAGATCGAGGAGCTGCCGGCCGAGCCCGCCGAGCCTGTGGTGGTCGCGAGTGGTGCTGAGCCGGTGGGGGTGACGTTCCAGAACGTCGTGTTCCGGTACGGCGAGGACCGGCCGGTCGTGCACGACGGGGTCAGCTTCGAGGTGCCGCCCGGCGGGCTCACCGCGCTGGTGGGGCCGTCGGGAGCAGGCAAGTCCACGGTGTTCGGCCTGCTCGAACGGTTCTACGACCACCAGGACGGGAAGATCGAGATCGGCGGGCGGGACATCCGCGACTGGCCGCTGGGCGAGCTGCGCGCCGCGCTCGGGTACGTCGAGCAGGACGCCCCCGTGCTGGCCGGCACCCTGCGGGAGAACCTGCTCTTCGCCGCTCAGGACGCCACCGAGAAGGAGTTGCGCCGCGCCCTCGCCCGCACCCGGCTCGACGACCTCGTGGCGAGGCTGCCCGAAGGGCTGGAGACCGCGGTCGGGCACCGCGGCGTGCTGCTGTCCGGCGGCGAGCGGCAGCGGGTCGCCATCGCCCGGGCGCTGCTGCGCAAGCCCAGGCTGCTGCTGCTCGACGAGGCCACCTCGCAGCTCGACGCGGTCAACGAGATGCGGCTGCGCGAGGTCATCGCCGAGGTCGCCACGGAGACGACCGTGCTGGTCATCGCCCACCGGCTGTCCACGGTGACGAACGCCGACCGGATCGTGGTCATGGAGAGCGGCGGCGTACGGGCCGTCGGCACGCATGCCGAGCTGGTGGGCGCGGACGAGCTCTACCGCGAGCTGGCCGCCACCCAGTTCCTCGTCGGGTAG
- the hutU gene encoding urocanate hydratase, with translation MSRTVRAPRGTTITAKGWPQEAALRMLQNNLDPEVAEHPEQLVVYGGSGKAARDWASYDALVRTLTTLEGDETLLVQSGRPVGVFRTHEWAPRVLIANSNLVPDWANWEEFRRLEAAGLTMYGQMTAGSWIYIGTQGILQGTYETFAAVAAKRFGGTLAGTITLTAGLGGMGGAQPLAVTMNGGVAICVDCDPRSVTRRIEHRYLDVEAASLDEALRLAYEARDARRPLSIGVVGNAAELVPALLARGAEIDIVTDQTSAHDPLMYLPLGIAFEDMAASREKDPAGFTERARASMARHVEAMVGFKDSGAEVFDYGNSIRGEARLAGYGRAFDFPGFVPAYIRPLFCEGKGPFRWAALSGDPADIAATDRAILELFPENEPLARWIRKAGEKVHFQGLPARICWLGYGERNVAGERFNDMVASGELQAPVVIGRDHLDSGSVASPYRETEAMADGSDAIADWPLLNALLNTASGAAWVSIHHGGGVGIGRSIHAGQVTVADGTALAGEKLNRVLTNDPGTGVMRHVDAGYEEAAEVADARGVRIPMRES, from the coding sequence ATGAGCCGCACCGTGCGCGCGCCGCGAGGCACCACGATCACCGCCAAGGGGTGGCCGCAGGAGGCGGCGCTCCGGATGCTCCAGAACAATCTGGACCCGGAGGTCGCCGAGCATCCCGAGCAGCTGGTCGTCTACGGCGGCTCGGGGAAGGCGGCGCGTGACTGGGCGTCCTACGACGCGCTGGTCAGGACGCTCACGACGCTCGAGGGCGACGAGACGCTCCTCGTGCAGTCGGGGCGGCCGGTCGGCGTGTTCCGCACGCACGAATGGGCGCCACGCGTGCTGATCGCCAACTCCAACCTGGTGCCCGACTGGGCCAACTGGGAGGAGTTCCGGCGGCTGGAGGCGGCCGGGCTCACCATGTACGGGCAGATGACCGCCGGGTCGTGGATCTACATCGGCACGCAGGGCATCCTGCAGGGCACGTACGAGACGTTCGCGGCCGTCGCCGCGAAGCGGTTCGGCGGGACGCTGGCCGGCACCATCACGCTGACGGCGGGACTGGGCGGGATGGGCGGCGCCCAGCCGCTGGCCGTCACCATGAACGGCGGCGTGGCCATCTGCGTCGACTGCGACCCGCGCTCGGTCACCCGCCGCATCGAGCACCGCTACCTCGACGTGGAGGCCGCCTCGCTGGATGAGGCGCTGCGGCTGGCGTACGAGGCCCGCGACGCGCGGCGGCCGCTGTCGATCGGGGTCGTGGGGAACGCCGCGGAGCTCGTGCCCGCGTTGCTGGCCCGCGGAGCCGAGATCGACATCGTGACCGACCAGACCTCCGCCCATGATCCCCTGATGTACCTGCCGCTCGGCATCGCCTTCGAGGACATGGCGGCGTCGCGGGAGAAAGATCCCGCGGGGTTCACCGAGCGGGCTCGGGCCTCGATGGCGCGGCACGTGGAGGCCATGGTCGGGTTCAAGGACTCGGGGGCCGAGGTCTTCGACTACGGCAACTCGATCAGGGGCGAGGCGCGGCTGGCCGGCTACGGGCGGGCCTTCGACTTTCCCGGGTTCGTGCCCGCGTACATCAGGCCGCTGTTCTGCGAGGGCAAGGGGCCGTTCCGGTGGGCGGCGCTCAGCGGCGACCCCGCCGACATCGCCGCCACCGACCGGGCCATCCTGGAGCTCTTCCCCGAGAACGAGCCGCTCGCGCGATGGATCAGGAAAGCCGGGGAGAAGGTGCACTTCCAGGGGTTGCCCGCGCGCATCTGCTGGCTGGGATACGGCGAGCGCAACGTGGCCGGGGAGCGCTTCAACGACATGGTGGCCTCGGGAGAGCTTCAGGCGCCCGTCGTGATCGGGCGCGACCATCTGGACAGCGGGTCCGTCGCGTCGCCGTACCGGGAGACGGAGGCCATGGCGGACGGGTCGGACGCGATCGCGGACTGGCCGCTCCTGAACGCCCTGCTCAACACGGCCTCGGGGGCGGCGTGGGTGTCGATTCACCATGGGGGCGGGGTCGGGATCGGGCGGTCCATCCACGCCGGCCAGGTGACGGTGGCCGACGGCACGGCGCTGGCCGGGGAGAAGCTGAACCGGGTCCTCACCAATGACCCTGGGACGGGGGTCATGCGGCATGTGGACGCCGGCTACGAGGAGGCCGCCGAGGTCGCCGACGCGCGTGGTGTCCGCATCCCGATGCGAGAGTCCTGA
- a CDS encoding ATP-binding cassette domain-containing protein encodes MIVEAHDLKKTFTTRSRKGPQTVEAVRGVDLRIEKGEIFGVLGPNGAGKTTTIRMLATLITPDAGTAVIAGHDLLKEPAAVRSRLGYVSQAGGVEDTTSARAQVMMAAKIHAVADPKQATAEVLERFDLTEIADRPGRTLSGGQKRRVAIAIGLVHNPPLLFLDEPTTGLDPQNRANLWDRIEQLRESGTSVLLSTHYLDEADALCDRLVIVDHGLVVAEGTPAALKREVSGDVITLRVDDPARAAETLGPLARETRLDEDLLRVYVDDGEHTLPALLRALEEQGVKLSSIALDRSTLDDVFLAKTGRSLRDTGAAA; translated from the coding sequence ATGATCGTTGAGGCGCACGACTTAAAGAAGACGTTCACCACCAGGAGCCGCAAGGGCCCGCAGACCGTCGAGGCGGTGCGCGGCGTCGACCTGCGTATCGAGAAAGGCGAGATCTTCGGCGTGCTCGGGCCCAACGGCGCCGGCAAGACCACCACGATCAGGATGCTGGCCACGCTGATCACCCCCGACGCGGGCACGGCCGTGATCGCCGGGCACGACCTGCTCAAGGAGCCCGCCGCCGTCAGGAGCCGGCTGGGCTACGTGAGCCAGGCCGGCGGGGTCGAGGACACGACCAGCGCCAGGGCCCAGGTCATGATGGCCGCCAAGATCCACGCCGTGGCCGATCCGAAGCAGGCGACGGCCGAGGTGCTGGAGCGCTTCGATCTCACCGAGATCGCCGACCGCCCCGGCCGTACGCTGTCCGGCGGCCAGAAGCGGCGGGTCGCCATCGCGATCGGCCTGGTGCACAACCCGCCGCTGCTCTTCCTCGACGAGCCCACCACCGGCCTGGACCCACAGAACCGGGCCAACCTGTGGGACCGCATCGAGCAGCTCCGCGAGTCGGGCACCAGCGTGCTGCTCAGCACCCACTACCTGGACGAGGCCGACGCGCTGTGCGACCGGCTGGTGATCGTCGACCACGGCCTGGTCGTGGCCGAGGGCACCCCGGCCGCGCTCAAGCGCGAGGTCTCCGGCGACGTGATCACGCTCAGGGTCGACGATCCCGCGCGGGCGGCCGAGACGCTCGGGCCGCTCGCCCGGGAGACCCGGCTCGACGAGGACCTGCTGCGCGTCTACGTGGACGACGGCGAGCACACGCTGCCCGCGCTGCTGCGCGCGCTGGAAGAGCAGGGCGTGAAGCTGAGCTCGATCGCGCTCGACCGCTCCACGCTCGACGACGTGTTCCTGGCCAAGACCGGCCGATCCCTGCGCGACACCGGAGCCGCCGCATGA
- a CDS encoding PadR family transcriptional regulator: MALRHAVLAALLDGEYSGYQLTKIFDVGVSNFWYAAPQQLYAELTKLEADALVSGREVVQQGRPNKRVFKVTEAGVDELAAFAAAPAKPLLIREDLAVKVHAVDVLDPAPVIEQLQERAEQAAVKMAFFEQTLVRLRGDLDEETFLREGDRIGPYLSCLAGCRLEREMRDWCLQTARTLSERAAHAGRKTP, translated from the coding sequence ATGGCCCTCCGACACGCGGTCCTGGCGGCCCTGCTCGACGGCGAATACAGCGGCTACCAACTCACCAAGATCTTCGATGTCGGCGTCTCCAACTTCTGGTACGCCGCCCCGCAGCAGCTCTACGCCGAGCTGACCAAGCTCGAGGCCGACGCCCTGGTGTCCGGCCGGGAGGTCGTCCAGCAGGGCCGCCCCAACAAGCGGGTGTTCAAGGTCACCGAAGCCGGCGTCGACGAGCTGGCGGCCTTCGCCGCGGCCCCGGCCAAGCCCTTGTTGATCCGTGAAGACCTGGCCGTCAAGGTCCACGCTGTTGACGTGCTCGACCCCGCGCCGGTGATCGAACAGCTCCAGGAACGGGCCGAGCAGGCCGCGGTCAAGATGGCGTTCTTCGAGCAGACCCTGGTACGCCTGCGCGGCGACCTGGATGAGGAGACGTTCCTGCGCGAGGGGGACCGCATCGGCCCCTACCTGTCCTGCCTGGCCGGATGCCGGCTGGAGCGGGAGATGCGCGACTGGTGCCTGCAGACCGCGCGGACGCTGAGCGAGCGCGCCGCCCACGCCGGAAGGAAGACCCCATGA
- a CDS encoding ABC transporter permease, with protein sequence MIRHTALFTGYELKKSFSNPIWPLFGILQPVLYLVMFAPLLKTMTPGGTTVDALRMFTPAAMMMIAVFGSMFSGFGLIAELRGGSIERYAVSPAWRPAIVLGRVAKDMVQLVLQAILVLIVAIAMGVRIGAVELVLVLLLMAATGLFASSLSQGLALTIRDENGMSQTLNLFMLPIMLLAGLFVPISFAPEWMKAIAPVNPLYHAVEAGRALFAGQLSDSSIPIAFALFIVLAVVTTIWSMRSLGKIAG encoded by the coding sequence ATGATCCGCCACACCGCCCTGTTCACCGGCTACGAGCTGAAGAAGTCGTTCAGCAATCCGATCTGGCCGCTGTTCGGCATCCTGCAGCCGGTGCTCTATCTGGTGATGTTCGCTCCCCTGTTGAAGACCATGACGCCCGGCGGCACGACGGTCGACGCCCTGCGCATGTTCACCCCGGCGGCGATGATGATGATCGCCGTCTTCGGGTCGATGTTCTCCGGGTTCGGGCTGATCGCCGAGCTGCGCGGCGGCTCGATCGAACGCTACGCCGTCAGCCCCGCGTGGCGACCGGCCATCGTGCTCGGGCGGGTGGCCAAGGACATGGTCCAGCTGGTCCTCCAGGCGATCCTGGTGCTCATCGTGGCGATCGCGATGGGCGTGCGCATCGGGGCCGTCGAGCTGGTGCTCGTGCTGTTGCTCATGGCCGCGACCGGCCTGTTCGCCTCCAGCCTGTCGCAAGGGCTGGCGCTGACCATCCGGGACGAGAACGGCATGTCGCAGACGCTCAACCTGTTCATGCTGCCGATCATGCTGCTGGCCGGGCTGTTCGTGCCCATCTCGTTCGCGCCCGAATGGATGAAGGCGATCGCGCCGGTCAATCCGCTCTACCACGCGGTGGAGGCGGGGCGGGCGCTGTTCGCCGGGCAGCTGTCCGACTCCTCGATCCCGATCGCGTTCGCGCTGTTCATCGTGCTGGCGGTGGTGACCACGATCTGGTCGATGCGGTCGCTAGGCAAGATCGCCGGGTAG